A region from the Rufibacter sp. DG15C genome encodes:
- a CDS encoding transglutaminase domain-containing protein yields MKRFVLLLLSIFYAAASFAQKSVPYAAVDKKVIQLTQKQTMTLEELAKIISQHFTTPEERTRAAFVWLTENIVYDIQALYLTPPIGKNKYLVEQTLKTKKAVCEGYAEVFQTLCNRMGIKAYMVTGYTAVNNQISSQAHAWCAAQLNGKWFLFDPTWGAGYVTGKTFTKHRNEQYFKADPASLAPTHLPSDPLWQFSTAPITGREFATGVFSSSKPKNCFQFKDTLAAYEKLDDLGRLVSTVRRMEAPGNFQPFLGNHLQSLKQQIDYQNYLALSTAYNQGIDLLNQFLYYRNNMLFGRKREAELKTLITTSVCNFQSAKNKLDTVKWHSNKYEIGSIKDNLSQAYAMALDQQKFIQRIYNPLGLKKKN; encoded by the coding sequence CGGCGGTAGACAAAAAAGTCATACAGTTGACTCAAAAGCAAACCATGACGTTGGAGGAGTTGGCAAAAATTATTTCCCAACATTTCACCACCCCCGAGGAGAGAACCAGGGCTGCTTTTGTCTGGCTCACGGAGAACATTGTCTATGATATTCAGGCTTTGTATTTAACGCCCCCCATTGGCAAGAACAAGTATCTTGTTGAGCAGACCCTAAAAACCAAAAAAGCAGTATGCGAAGGGTACGCCGAAGTTTTTCAAACCTTATGCAACAGAATGGGCATAAAAGCCTACATGGTAACGGGATATACAGCGGTAAATAATCAAATAAGTTCACAGGCGCATGCATGGTGCGCCGCGCAACTAAACGGCAAGTGGTTCCTATTTGACCCTACCTGGGGCGCAGGATATGTGACTGGAAAAACGTTTACCAAACACAGAAACGAGCAGTACTTTAAGGCTGATCCCGCTAGCCTGGCGCCCACGCATTTACCCTCTGACCCCCTTTGGCAGTTTTCAACAGCTCCCATCACTGGAAGAGAGTTTGCCACAGGCGTTTTCTCCTCATCAAAGCCTAAAAATTGCTTCCAATTCAAAGACACGCTGGCGGCGTATGAGAAACTAGATGATCTTGGACGCTTAGTGAGTACCGTCCGCCGGATGGAAGCACCCGGCAACTTCCAACCCTTTTTGGGCAACCACCTCCAATCCTTAAAACAACAAATTGACTACCAGAACTACTTGGCGCTTTCTACTGCTTACAACCAAGGAATAGACCTGCTCAACCAGTTTTTGTATTACCGAAACAACATGCTCTTTGGCAGAAAAAGGGAAGCCGAATTGAAAACCTTGATCACAACGTCTGTCTGTAATTTTCAGTCAGCGAAGAACAAGCTGGACACCGTCAAATGGCATTCTAACAAATATGAGATTGGCTCCATAAAAGACAACCTCTCCCAAGCCTATGCCATGGCTCTGGACCAGCAGAAGTTCATCCAGCGCATCTACAATCCACTGGGCTTGAAAAAGAAAAACTAA
- a CDS encoding sugar transferase, with translation MYLSFGKRFLDLVLAGLALLLLWPVMLIVAVALWFGFDGKVLFRQKRPGLHGKAFTFYKFTTMTQRRDANGELLPDEQRLTPLGRFIRRTSLDELPQLWNVVKGDMSLVGPRPLLMEYLPLYTLEQARRHALKPGITGWAQVNGRNLLTWEEKFTFDVWYVEHVSFKLDLQILWRTLKHVFKPEGISAPNTATMPRFTGSTNTAS, from the coding sequence ATGTACCTTTCCTTCGGAAAACGCTTCTTAGACCTTGTCCTTGCTGGCCTAGCACTGCTGTTGCTGTGGCCGGTCATGCTGATAGTGGCGGTGGCGTTGTGGTTTGGGTTTGACGGAAAGGTATTGTTCAGACAGAAACGGCCGGGACTACACGGTAAGGCCTTTACGTTCTACAAGTTCACCACCATGACCCAGCGCCGTGATGCAAATGGAGAGTTGTTACCAGATGAACAGCGCCTCACACCCCTGGGTAGGTTTATCAGGAGGACGTCACTAGATGAATTGCCGCAGTTGTGGAACGTAGTCAAGGGAGATATGAGTCTGGTAGGTCCGCGCCCTCTACTCATGGAGTATCTGCCTCTGTACACTCTAGAGCAGGCAAGACGCCATGCCCTAAAACCGGGTATCACGGGCTGGGCGCAGGTCAACGGCCGGAACCTGCTTACTTGGGAAGAAAAGTTTACTTTTGACGTGTGGTACGTGGAACATGTCTCTTTTAAACTTGACCTGCAAATTTTGTGGCGTACCCTCAAACACGTTTTCAAACCAGAAGGCATCTCGGCACCCAACACGGCCACCATGCCTCGGTTTACCGGTTCTACTAATACTGCTTCATGA
- a CDS encoding acetyltransferase, producing MSNSGKDIVIVGAGGLGREVLMLIHQINQHTPTWNFLGFYDDVAPAEGFLYPYLGNVDDLNATPGPLHAVISIGNCQAKAKVVERLFNNFLLFPVLVHASVINESVQANLIGEGSIICQNCILTTNVHLGKHVLLNLACTIGHDAVIGDCGSLMPQVAVSGGVNLGKGVYMGTNSAILQYKTMGAFTTIGAGAVVTQDLPDHCTAVGVPARIIKQAV from the coding sequence ATGAGTAACTCAGGAAAAGATATTGTCATTGTAGGGGCCGGCGGTCTGGGTCGTGAGGTGCTCATGCTCATTCATCAGATCAACCAGCACACCCCCACCTGGAATTTCCTAGGCTTTTACGACGATGTCGCTCCGGCAGAAGGCTTCCTTTACCCTTATTTAGGCAACGTGGACGACCTCAACGCCACCCCTGGTCCCCTGCACGCGGTCATCTCCATCGGGAACTGTCAGGCGAAGGCCAAGGTAGTGGAAAGGCTCTTTAATAACTTCCTGTTGTTTCCAGTACTAGTGCATGCATCGGTCATCAATGAGTCCGTTCAAGCAAACCTGATAGGCGAAGGAAGCATCATCTGTCAGAACTGCATCCTTACAACCAATGTACACCTGGGAAAACATGTCTTACTCAATCTGGCTTGCACCATAGGGCATGATGCCGTGATAGGCGATTGCGGCTCCTTGATGCCGCAGGTAGCAGTAAGCGGCGGGGTCAACCTAGGCAAAGGCGTCTACATGGGCACCAACAGCGCCATCCTGCAATACAAAACCATGGGCGCGTTTACCACCATAGGCGCCGGCGCAGTCGTCACCCAAGACCTCCCCGACCATTGCACGGCCGTGGGTGTACCAGCGCGTATTATCAAGCAAGCGGTATGA